In Gammaproteobacteria bacterium, one DNA window encodes the following:
- a CDS encoding APC family permease produces MHEETVMHGLKAKGLKKGSISKSAAVTIGLAATAPAYSLTGALGHGAAQSGYQLPIVFILSVIPMFFVALSYKHLTTSAPDSGTVFTWGTKAIGPRFGWLGGWALLLASILAGVAATQIIVDALAILLSMTETPLWFHFGTATLFILSTTYLTALGAEESSRTTLILTIMQYGGLIALAIILFLQVLQGDTVRTAEPLSLEWFNPFAISSFHSFLNGFLVALFIFWGFDAALAMSEETSGSAEQAGRSGIIAMFITVVTYVTFATAALAYAGIDAHDNSSLTFQDNIDSIITVLATHMIGVNGTYIAALIIAISAFSATMSTIMPAARAALAMATYRAIPRRFSSVNNTTQTPQFATWTIGLMTLIIYVTLSLISESIVKDTIHSVSIAVCTYYTVAALACVLYFHRTAFNHWHTTLSQVILPGIAAVILIAVAIIQAWNMMDPGYGSSGSIAGVGIVFLIGVVTLLFGVLLMMLWNLREPRFFRGETLPLERAHMMPDNGKNGAVVNRDRSHHAANKSV; encoded by the coding sequence ATGCACGAAGAAACTGTAATGCACGGCCTGAAAGCCAAAGGATTAAAGAAAGGATCAATATCCAAATCCGCCGCCGTTACTATCGGCCTTGCAGCAACCGCGCCAGCCTATTCGTTAACCGGTGCATTGGGGCATGGCGCCGCGCAAAGCGGTTATCAATTGCCGATCGTGTTTATTTTATCGGTAATTCCGATGTTCTTCGTGGCATTGTCCTATAAGCACTTAACCACTTCCGCCCCCGATTCCGGCACGGTTTTTACTTGGGGGACCAAAGCCATCGGGCCGCGATTCGGCTGGTTGGGCGGCTGGGCGCTACTGCTGGCTAGCATACTGGCAGGCGTGGCGGCAACGCAAATTATCGTGGATGCGCTGGCGATTTTGCTGAGTATGACGGAAACGCCGCTTTGGTTCCACTTTGGTACCGCTACGTTATTTATTCTTAGTACAACCTATCTGACCGCGCTCGGCGCGGAAGAGTCTTCGCGCACTACTTTGATTCTGACGATTATGCAATACGGCGGACTGATCGCACTGGCGATAATTCTGTTTCTGCAAGTCCTGCAAGGCGATACCGTACGCACCGCTGAGCCTTTATCGCTTGAATGGTTCAATCCTTTTGCCATTTCTTCGTTTCATTCATTTCTGAATGGATTTCTAGTGGCGTTATTCATTTTCTGGGGATTTGACGCAGCGCTGGCGATGTCCGAGGAAACCAGCGGCAGTGCTGAACAAGCCGGACGAAGCGGCATCATCGCGATGTTCATCACGGTGGTTACTTATGTGACCTTTGCAACTGCGGCGCTGGCATATGCCGGCATTGATGCGCACGATAATTCCAGTTTGACGTTCCAGGATAATATCGATTCAATTATTACGGTACTGGCAACCCATATGATCGGAGTCAACGGTACCTATATCGCTGCGCTAATCATCGCAATCTCGGCATTTTCCGCCACCATGTCGACGATCATGCCGGCGGCGCGCGCCGCGCTGGCTATGGCGACGTACCGCGCCATTCCACGCCGATTTTCCTCGGTCAATAATACAACGCAAACCCCGCAATTTGCGACTTGGACAATCGGCTTAATGACGCTGATTATCTATGTGACATTGAGTCTGATCAGTGAATCGATCGTCAAGGATACGATTCACAGCGTCAGTATCGCAGTTTGTACTTACTACACGGTAGCCGCACTGGCCTGCGTATTGTATTTCCATCGTACTGCATTTAATCATTGGCATACTACGCTATCGCAAGTCATTCTGCCGGGAATCGCCGCCGTCATTCTGATCGCCGTCGCGATCATTCAAGCATGGAATATGATGGACCCCGGTTACGGATCGAGTGGATCAATCGCAGGCGTGGGCATCGTATTCTTAATCGGCGTTGTTACATTATTGTTCGGCGTATTGCTGATGATGCTATGGAATTTACGCGAACCCAGATTCTTCCGAGGAGAAACCTTACCGCTCGAACGCGCGCATATGATGCCTGATAATGGAAAAAATGGTGCGGTTGTTAATCGCGACCGCTCACACCATGCGGCAAATAAATCAGTTTAA
- a CDS encoding sulfurtransferase: MQHNPGFLRLVEQARQRVTECTVANIQARLARGEHFHFIDVREDHEFWIDHAAGARHLGKGIIERDIETVIPDKQAPIVLYCGGGYRSVLVADALQQMGYTNVISLEGGIRALRDAGFPLEKDKSI; encoded by the coding sequence ATGCAGCATAATCCGGGATTCTTACGATTAGTGGAACAAGCCAGACAACGAGTGACGGAATGTACAGTAGCCAATATCCAAGCACGATTAGCGCGCGGAGAGCATTTCCATTTCATCGATGTGCGGGAAGATCATGAGTTCTGGATCGACCATGCAGCGGGTGCTCGTCATTTGGGGAAAGGTATTATCGAGCGTGATATTGAAACCGTGATTCCCGACAAACAGGCACCGATTGTGTTGTATTGTGGCGGCGGTTATCGCTCGGTATTGGTTGCAGATGCATTACAGCAAATGGGTTATACCAATGTGATTTCGCTGGAGGGTGGGATTAGAGCCTTGCGAGATGCGGGTTTTCCGCTTGAGAAAGATAAATCAATTTAG
- a CDS encoding methane monooxygenase/ammonia monooxygenase subunit B, whose protein sequence is MNIRSIFKLGVLGLYGAAIGAASLAMTLTLDVKTAAAHGERSQEPFLRMRSIQWYDLKWQPKVTKVNDIATMTGFFHLAEDWPRAVGKPTRAFFNVGSPSPVFVRLSTKLNGEPTFISGPLEIGRDYAFEVRLKARIPGRHHMHAMVNIKDAGPIAGPASWMNISGSWDDFTNPVTTLTGKTIDLETFNFSNGLFWHIVWLGLGCFWIGYFVAKPMFLPRSRVLLAYGDELLTSPTDRKVGLAVAILTCAIVWGGYRYTESVHPYTVPIQAGESKVAPLPIAPNPVAIKVTHANYDVPGRALRVTMEITNNGDSAVNIGEFTTAGVRFVNELGRKHLDPDYPRELVATGLTMDDDKGVQPGETREVKMEAKDALWEVQRLMALLGDPESRFGGLLMTWDEAGNRYINSIAGAVIPVFTKL, encoded by the coding sequence ATGAACATAAGAAGCATATTTAAACTGGGCGTATTAGGCCTGTATGGAGCAGCGATTGGAGCGGCATCGCTGGCGATGACGCTGACGCTAGATGTTAAGACAGCAGCGGCACACGGTGAACGTTCACAAGAACCGTTCCTGCGTATGCGTAGTATTCAATGGTACGATTTGAAATGGCAACCGAAAGTCACCAAAGTCAACGACATTGCGACGATGACTGGTTTCTTTCACTTAGCGGAAGATTGGCCACGTGCGGTAGGTAAACCAACACGCGCCTTCTTTAACGTAGGTAGCCCAAGCCCGGTGTTTGTACGTTTAAGCACCAAACTGAACGGCGAACCGACGTTTATTTCAGGTCCTTTGGAAATTGGCCGTGACTATGCATTTGAAGTCAGACTGAAAGCCCGCATTCCAGGACGTCATCACATGCACGCGATGGTAAACATCAAAGACGCAGGTCCTATTGCAGGTCCAGCCTCATGGATGAACATCTCTGGCAGCTGGGATGACTTTACCAACCCAGTGACCACACTGACCGGTAAAACCATCGACCTGGAAACGTTCAACTTCAGCAACGGCTTATTCTGGCACATCGTATGGCTAGGCTTAGGCTGCTTCTGGATTGGCTACTTTGTAGCGAAACCGATGTTCCTGCCACGTAGCCGTGTACTGCTGGCGTATGGTGACGAATTATTGACCTCACCAACGGACAGAAAAGTAGGCCTTGCAGTAGCGATACTGACCTGCGCGATCGTCTGGGGCGGCTATCGTTACACCGAAAGCGTACACCCCTACACAGTACCGATCCAAGCGGGCGAATCGAAAGTGGCGCCGTTGCCGATTGCACCGAACCCTGTTGCAATCAAAGTAACGCATGCTAACTACGACGTACCAGGTCGTGCACTGCGTGTAACGATGGAAATCACCAACAACGGTGACTCAGCGGTCAACATTGGTGAATTCACGACAGCGGGCGTACGCTTTGTGAACGAACTGGGCCGCAAGCACCTGGATCCTGACTATCCAAGAGAACTGGTAGCGACCGGTTTGACGATGGATGATGACAAAGGCGTCCAACCTGGCGAAACCCGCGAAGTTAAGATGGAAGCTAAAGACGCGCTGTGGGAAGTACAACGTCTGATGGCACTGTTGGGTGACCCTGAAAGCCGTTTTGGCGGGTTGCTGATGACCTGGGATGAAGCAGGCAATCGTTATATCAACAGTATTGCAGGCGCGGTAATTCCAGTCTTTACCAAGCTGTAA
- a CDS encoding methane monooxygenase/ammonia monooxygenase subunit A has protein sequence MSRTDEILAAAKMVPEAVKMSRYIDAVYFPILCILLVGTYHMHFMLLAGDWDFWLDWKDRQWWPVVTPIVGIMYCAALMYYLWVNYRLPFGATLCIVCLLVGEWLTRYWGFYWWSHYPLNFVLPSTMIPGALMMDTILLLTGNWLITALLGGGFFGLFFYPGNWPIFGPTHLPVVVEGVLLSVADYTGFLYVRTGTPEYVRLIEQGSLRTFGGHTTVIAAFFAAFVSMLMFCVWWYFGKLYCTAFYYVKGERGRISMKNDVTAFGEKGFAQGIR, from the coding sequence GTGAGTAGAACAGACGAAATTTTAGCAGCGGCGAAGATGGTGCCGGAAGCGGTCAAGATGTCCAGATACATAGATGCGGTATATTTTCCGATTCTGTGTATATTGCTGGTAGGAACCTATCACATGCACTTCATGCTGTTAGCAGGAGACTGGGATTTCTGGTTGGATTGGAAAGACCGTCAATGGTGGCCGGTAGTGACACCGATTGTAGGTATCATGTACTGTGCAGCACTGATGTATTACCTGTGGGTAAACTATCGCCTGCCATTTGGCGCGACACTCTGTATCGTATGCCTGTTAGTAGGTGAATGGCTGACCCGTTACTGGGGCTTCTACTGGTGGTCACACTATCCGCTCAACTTTGTACTGCCATCGACCATGATTCCAGGTGCGTTGATGATGGATACGATTTTACTGTTGACGGGTAACTGGCTGATCACAGCCCTGTTAGGCGGCGGCTTCTTTGGTTTATTCTTCTACCCGGGCAACTGGCCGATTTTTGGCCCAACCCACTTACCGGTGGTTGTTGAAGGCGTATTGCTGTCAGTAGCTGACTACACAGGTTTTCTGTACGTACGTACGGGTACACCTGAATACGTTCGCCTGATTGAGCAAGGCTCACTGCGTACCTTTGGTGGTCACACCACAGTGATTGCAGCGTTCTTCGCAGCATTCGTATCCATGCTGATGTTCTGCGTATGGTGGTACTTCGGTAAACTGTACTGCACCGCTTTCTACTATGTTAAAGGCGAAAGAGGACGCATATCAATGAAGAACGACGTAACCGCGTTTGGTGAAAAAGGCTTTGCACAGGGGATTAGATAA
- a CDS encoding methane monooxygenase/ammonia monooxygenase subunit C, giving the protein MATTYGTSSASSASYDMSLWYDSKYYKLGMLTMLLVAIFWIWYQRTFAYSHGMDSMEPEFDKVWMGLWRVHMTLMPLFALVTWGWILKTRDTKEQLDNLDTKLEIKRYFYWMMWLGVYLFGVYWGGSFFTEQDASWHQVIIRDTSFTPSHVVVFYGSFPMYIVCGVASYLYAMTRLPLYSRGTSFPLVMAIAGPLMILPNVGLNEWGHAFWFMEELFSAPLHWGFVILGWAGLFSGGIAAQIITRYSNLTDVTWNGQSREILNNRIVP; this is encoded by the coding sequence ATGGCAACAACCTATGGCACGTCAAGTGCATCAAGCGCAAGCTATGACATGTCGCTGTGGTACGACTCGAAGTACTACAAGCTGGGCATGTTAACAATGCTGTTGGTAGCGATATTCTGGATCTGGTACCAAAGGACGTTTGCATACTCACACGGTATGGACTCGATGGAACCGGAATTTGACAAGGTATGGATGGGACTGTGGCGCGTTCACATGACCCTGATGCCGCTGTTTGCGTTGGTAACCTGGGGCTGGATACTGAAGACCCGCGACACCAAAGAACAACTGGACAATCTGGACACCAAACTGGAAATTAAACGTTATTTCTACTGGATGATGTGGCTGGGTGTGTATCTGTTTGGTGTTTACTGGGGCGGTAGCTTCTTCACCGAGCAAGACGCATCGTGGCACCAAGTGATTATTCGTGACACCAGCTTCACACCAAGTCACGTAGTGGTGTTCTACGGCTCATTCCCGATGTACATCGTGTGTGGCGTAGCATCCTACCTGTACGCGATGACCCGTCTGCCGTTATACAGCCGCGGTACATCATTCCCGCTGGTTATGGCGATTGCCGGCCCGCTGATGATTCTGCCGAACGTTGGTTTGAACGAATGGGGTCACGCATTCTGGTTCATGGAAGAACTGTTTAGCGCGCCACTGCACTGGGGCTTTGTAATTCTGGGCTGGGCAGGTTTATTCTCGGGCGGTATTGCAGCACAAATCATCACCCGTTACTCGAACCTGACCGACGTAACCTGGAATGGTCAAAGCAGAGAGATTCTGAACAACAGAATCGTACCTTAA
- a CDS encoding NAD(P)/FAD-dependent oxidoreductase: MSRNVVIIGAGAAGMMCAIEAGKRNRSVILLDHAHKLAEKIRISGGGRCNFTNRYVKPENYLSENPHFCRSALARFTSQDFIALIEKHGIRYHEKKSGQLFCDDSSQQIIDMLQRECASADVDWQMPSHVQKIECIADNNIVEHSNNRFLITTERGIIATDSLVIATGGISIPQIGASAFGYQVANQFGIRVTPLRPGLVGLTFAAGDFAGFKDISGISIDAVVSCDDTSFRENILFTHRGLSGPAILQISSYWQPGKPLHINLLPQFDVGQIFSEHRQSSIMLPNLLMRYLPKRFVQIWCSAIFAELSSTSKPMKQYRDNELRRIADRIHDWQVVPGGTSGYKKAEVTLGGVDTHELSSKTMESRRCPGLYFVGEVVDVTGHLGGYNFQWAWSSGYVAGQVV; this comes from the coding sequence ATATCCAGAAATGTCGTTATCATCGGTGCGGGCGCCGCCGGTATGATGTGTGCGATTGAAGCCGGTAAGCGCAACCGTAGCGTGATTCTGTTGGATCACGCGCATAAATTGGCGGAGAAAATCCGCATCTCCGGTGGTGGTCGTTGCAATTTTACTAATCGTTATGTCAAACCGGAAAACTATCTTTCCGAAAATCCGCATTTTTGCCGTTCCGCACTTGCCCGTTTTACGTCGCAGGATTTTATCGCATTGATTGAGAAACATGGCATTCGTTATCATGAGAAAAAATCCGGACAATTGTTTTGTGACGATAGCTCACAGCAGATTATCGATATGCTGCAGCGCGAGTGTGCATCTGCCGATGTGGATTGGCAAATGCCTTCCCACGTGCAAAAAATTGAGTGCATTGCAGACAATAATATTGTAGAGCATAGCAACAATAGATTCCTAATAACAACAGAGCGCGGCATCATTGCAACCGACTCATTAGTCATTGCCACGGGTGGAATATCCATTCCGCAAATTGGTGCAAGCGCATTTGGTTACCAAGTAGCCAACCAATTTGGCATCCGAGTGACACCTCTGCGCCCGGGTTTGGTCGGTTTGACTTTTGCTGCGGGCGACTTTGCGGGCTTTAAAGATATTTCCGGCATATCGATCGATGCTGTCGTCAGCTGCGATGATACGTCATTTCGCGAAAATATCTTGTTCACCCATCGAGGATTAAGCGGTCCCGCAATTTTGCAAATTTCTTCCTATTGGCAGCCGGGTAAACCGTTGCATATTAATCTCTTGCCGCAGTTTGATGTCGGTCAGATTTTCTCAGAACACAGACAAAGCTCGATAATGCTGCCAAATTTACTGATGCGCTATTTGCCTAAACGATTTGTGCAAATTTGGTGTTCAGCGATTTTTGCAGAGCTATCCAGTACATCAAAACCAATGAAACAATATCGCGACAATGAATTGCGCCGGATTGCAGATAGGATTCATGACTGGCAGGTAGTTCCTGGCGGCACAAGCGGCTATAAAAAAGCGGAAGTAACGCTCGGAGGGGTTGATACCCATGAATTATCGTCCAAAACAATGGAATCCAGACGCTGTCCTGGGTTATATTTTGTTGGGGAAGTGGTTGATGTGACAGGTCATTTAGGTGGATATAATTTTCAGTGGGCTTGGTCGTCAGGATATGTAGCAGGACAAGTTGTTTGA
- a CDS encoding twin transmembrane helix small protein, whose translation MQIFAIVTFLFIIYSLGSALYYMFKDKGNSTRMVKSLSIRIGLSLFLFIVMMIAYRLNMPDDPW comes from the coding sequence TTGCAAATTTTCGCCATCGTAACGTTTCTCTTCATAATATATAGCTTGGGATCCGCGCTATATTACATGTTTAAAGATAAAGGCAATTCGACGCGGATGGTCAAATCGCTGAGCATCCGCATCGGTTTGTCGCTTTTTCTATTTATCGTCATGATGATAGCGTACCGCTTGAATATGCCTGACGATCCGTGGTAA
- the miaA gene encoding tRNA (adenosine(37)-N6)-dimethylallyltransferase MiaA, protein MQNLIHLPLAIFLMGPTASGKSKVALEIAENFPVEIVSVDSAQVYRHMNIGTAKPDQATLNKIPHHLIDLIDPDQHYSAAQFRHDALRVMQEIIQRGKIPLLTGGTMLYFRALQEGLSPLPSADQNLRLTLENMANKLGWPAMHQKLAELDQEIATRIKPTDSQRIQRALEVCYLTQQPMSEILKIPRQIDFPFHIINITLIPSERSQLHLRIARRFEAMLKNGLIDEVQAIRGKFPSLNLESPSMRCVGYRQACLYLDNQISNTELHDMGIAATRQLAKRQLTWLRGMRAGTVQEFDCLTDDLNIQIQHFLQTTIARN, encoded by the coding sequence ATGCAAAATTTAATCCACTTGCCACTCGCAATTTTCTTGATGGGCCCGACTGCCAGCGGAAAAAGCAAAGTTGCGCTGGAGATTGCGGAAAATTTTCCGGTTGAAATCGTCAGCGTGGATTCCGCGCAAGTGTATCGTCATATGAATATCGGAACCGCCAAACCTGATCAGGCAACGCTAAACAAAATACCGCATCACCTGATCGATCTCATTGATCCGGATCAGCACTATTCTGCAGCGCAATTCCGGCACGATGCACTGCGCGTCATGCAAGAAATTATCCAGCGTGGCAAGATTCCGCTATTAACGGGAGGCACGATGCTCTACTTCCGCGCGTTGCAAGAAGGCTTATCGCCGCTCCCTTCGGCGGACCAGAATCTCCGTTTGACCCTTGAAAACATGGCTAACAAGCTGGGGTGGCCGGCCATGCACCAAAAGCTCGCCGAGCTGGATCAAGAAATTGCGACGCGCATCAAACCCACCGACAGTCAACGGATTCAGCGTGCACTGGAAGTGTGCTATCTGACGCAACAACCGATGTCCGAAATTCTGAAAATACCACGGCAAATTGATTTTCCTTTTCATATCATTAACATCACACTCATTCCCAGTGAACGTAGCCAATTGCACCTGCGCATTGCGCGGCGCTTCGAAGCAATGTTGAAAAACGGTCTCATCGATGAAGTTCAAGCCATTCGCGGTAAATTTCCTTCACTCAACCTCGAATCACCGTCGATGCGCTGTGTCGGCTACCGTCAAGCCTGTCTTTATCTTGATAATCAAATAAGCAATACTGAATTGCACGACATGGGAATAGCCGCTACCCGCCAGCTAGCTAAGCGGCAACTCACTTGGTTGCGCGGCATGCGAGCCGGTACAGTGCAGGAATTTGATTGTTTGACAGACGATCTGAATATACAGATACAACACTTTTTGCAAACCACGATTGCAAGAAACTAA
- a CDS encoding BON domain-containing protein: MQTRIHLLTLLFMSLFILIGCENYAEKTHQSWVTPPSGPVYDDSTIFARITQAVQSDPVLQGANIEIKVQDGNVALKGAVINEDQMTRINMHAWIVDGVKKVDNQVTVR; this comes from the coding sequence ATGCAAACGCGTATTCATTTATTAACTTTACTCTTCATGAGTTTATTCATACTGATCGGCTGTGAAAACTATGCGGAAAAAACCCATCAATCTTGGGTGACACCACCTTCCGGACCGGTTTATGACGACTCGACCATTTTTGCCCGCATCACACAAGCGGTGCAGTCCGATCCCGTGTTACAAGGCGCCAACATCGAAATTAAAGTACAAGACGGCAATGTTGCTTTGAAAGGTGCTGTCATTAATGAAGATCAGATGACGCGCATTAATATGCACGCTTGGATTGTCGATGGCGTGAAGAAAGTCGATAACCAAGTGACTGTCCGATAA
- the dapD gene encoding 2,3,4,5-tetrahydropyridine-2,6-dicarboxylate N-succinyltransferase encodes MTNELQTTIEEAFDRRAEITPRNVDAKLKEAVAQALAMLDSGKLRVAEKVDGEWVTHQWLKKAVLLSFRIEDNSFIKGGFSNYFDKVPSKFADYSSRDFRDGGFRVVPPAAVRKGSFIASNVVLMPSYVNIGAYVDEGTMVDTWATVGSCAQIGKNVHLSGGVGIGGVLEPVQANPTIIEDNCFIGARSEVVEGVIVGENSVISMGVYIGQSTKIYNRETGEVTYGRIPPGSVVVSGNLPAENGKYSLYCAVIVKQVDAKTRSKTGINELLRGI; translated from the coding sequence ATGACAAATGAATTGCAAACCACCATTGAAGAAGCTTTTGACCGCCGCGCCGAAATTACACCGCGCAATGTGGATGCCAAATTGAAAGAAGCGGTTGCCCAAGCTTTGGCGATGCTCGATAGCGGTAAATTGCGTGTGGCGGAAAAAGTCGATGGTGAGTGGGTTACCCATCAGTGGTTAAAAAAAGCGGTATTGCTGTCATTTCGCATCGAAGACAACAGTTTTATCAAAGGCGGTTTTTCCAATTATTTTGACAAAGTGCCATCGAAATTCGCGGATTACAGCTCGCGAGATTTCCGTGACGGCGGCTTCCGTGTCGTGCCGCCCGCAGCGGTGCGCAAAGGTTCATTCATTGCCAGCAATGTCGTACTGATGCCGTCATACGTCAATATTGGCGCGTATGTCGACGAAGGCACGATGGTCGATACCTGGGCTACGGTCGGTTCGTGTGCGCAAATCGGCAAGAATGTGCATTTATCCGGCGGTGTCGGTATCGGCGGTGTGCTGGAACCGGTGCAGGCCAATCCGACGATCATTGAGGATAATTGTTTTATCGGGGCGCGTTCCGAGGTGGTCGAGGGTGTGATTGTCGGAGAGAACTCGGTAATTTCGATGGGGGTGTATATCGGCCAGAGCACCAAAATTTATAACCGTGAAACCGGCGAAGTCACATATGGCCGTATTCCACCCGGATCGGTTGTGGTATCCGGCAATTTGCCTGCAGAGAACGGAAAATACAGTTTGTATTGCGCTGTGATCGTGAAGCAGGTGGACGCTAAAACTCGATCAAAAACAGGAATAAACGAGTTGTTGCGCGGGATTTGA
- a CDS encoding succinyldiaminopimelate transaminase gives MNPNLNQLQPYPFQKLRQLFQGVARNTALKPIELQIGEPKHATPAFIRQTMADNLTGLSTYPTTLGTPALRNSIADWIKRRYNLSGIDPNTEVIPVNGSREALFSFAQTVIDSSNAKQPAVVCPNPFYQIYEGAAFLAGAEPHFINTLPENHFKLDFSQLKDEVWLRAQLIYVCSPNNPTGSVMTLDDWRALFALSDRYGFVLASDECYSEIYCDENNPPLGALDAAQQLGRSGFPRLVVFNSLSKRSNVPGLRSGFSAGNAQLLEKFLLYRTYHGSAMNPAAQAASAAAWSDEAHVVENRRLYARKFADAIAVLSGTTEVQMPDAGFYLWIKTPISDTEFTKRLYQDYNVTVLPGSYLARDAHGVNPGKDFVRIALVASPEECIEAMERIKRLLQTI, from the coding sequence ATGAATCCAAATCTGAATCAACTGCAACCGTACCCGTTCCAGAAATTGCGGCAACTGTTTCAAGGCGTGGCTCGCAACACTGCGCTGAAACCCATTGAGCTACAAATTGGTGAACCCAAGCACGCGACACCGGCATTTATCCGTCAAACCATGGCGGACAACTTGACCGGTTTGTCGACTTATCCGACGACGCTGGGCACGCCAGCGCTGCGCAACAGTATCGCGGATTGGATCAAGCGGCGCTATAACTTGTCCGGAATCGATCCGAATACCGAGGTCATCCCGGTCAACGGCAGCCGCGAGGCGCTGTTTTCTTTTGCGCAAACCGTGATCGATAGCAGCAACGCCAAACAACCGGCGGTGGTTTGTCCTAATCCGTTTTATCAGATTTACGAGGGCGCTGCGTTTCTGGCGGGAGCTGAACCACATTTTATTAACACCTTGCCGGAAAATCATTTCAAGCTGGATTTCTCGCAGTTGAAAGATGAAGTATGGTTACGCGCACAATTGATTTATGTCTGTTCACCCAACAATCCGACCGGTAGCGTGATGACGCTGGACGATTGGCGGGCGTTATTTGCGCTGTCGGACCGGTACGGTTTTGTGTTGGCTTCGGATGAGTGTTATTCGGAGATTTATTGCGATGAGAATAACCCGCCGCTGGGTGCGCTGGATGCTGCGCAACAGCTGGGACGTAGCGGTTTTCCGCGTTTGGTGGTGTTCAATAGCTTGTCAAAACGTTCGAATGTGCCGGGATTGCGCTCCGGTTTTTCGGCCGGGAATGCGCAATTATTGGAGAAATTCCTGTTATACCGCACGTATCACGGTTCAGCGATGAATCCTGCGGCGCAAGCGGCGAGTGCGGCTGCCTGGAGCGATGAAGCGCATGTGGTGGAAAATCGCCGCTTGTATGCGCGCAAGTTCGCCGATGCCATCGCAGTGTTATCGGGCACAACCGAGGTGCAGATGCCCGATGCCGGTTTTTATTTATGGATCAAAACACCGATCAGCGATACCGAATTCACCAAACGGTTGTATCAAGATTATAATGTGACGGTACTGCCGGGCAGTTATCTGGCGCGCGATGCGCACGGCGTCAATCCCGGGAAGGATTTTGTGCGAATTGCGCTGGTTGCATCACCGGAAGAATGCATTGAGGCTATGGAAAGAATCAAACGTTTATTGCAAACAATATGA